The proteins below come from a single Gossypium raimondii isolate GPD5lz chromosome 2, ASM2569854v1, whole genome shotgun sequence genomic window:
- the LOC105787536 gene encoding uncharacterized protein LOC105787536 encodes MWRRSFGTGSHAVDALKEKKWDALVIGGGHNGLTAAAYLARGGLSVAVLERRHVIGGAAVTEELIPGFKFSRCSYLQSLLRPSVISELELARHGLKLLKRNPSSFTPCLDGRYLLLGPTKVLNHREISKFSKRDADAYPKYESQLERFCTLMDPLLDSSPPESLQGISSLQDRLKNKVHNSVFWTRLLHQAASLGQKDMVDFMDLLLSPASKVLNNWFETDVLKATLATDAVIGSMASVNTPGSGYVLLHHVMGETDGDRGIWSYVEGGMGSVSMAIGNAAREAGAHIVTSAGVSQLIVDDSGKANGVLLADGTVVQSSNILSNATPYKTFMELVPQNVLPDDFTRSIKYSDYSSGTTKINVAVDKLPDFHCCKSIDGLQYNGTIHIGSESMEEIDSACQDAVNGLPSRRPVIEMTIPSILDKTISPPGKHVINLFIQYTPYNPSNGCWDDPVYRESFAQRCFNLIDEYAPGFSSSVIGYDMLTPPDLEREIGLTGGNIFHGAMGLDSLFLMRPVKGWSNYRTPLPGLYLCGSGAHPGGGVMGAPGRNAAKLVLEDFKKKMN; translated from the exons ATGTGGCGGCGGAGCTTCGGTACCGGCAGTCACGCGGTGGACGCTCTGAAAGAGAAGAAGTGGGACGCGCTCGTGATCGGAGGTGGCCATAACGGTTTGACGGCAGCGGCTTACTTAGCTCGCGGCGGTCTCTCTGTTGCCGTGCTCGAGAGACGCCACGTTATCGGTGGAGCGGCGGTGACTGAAGAACTGATCCCTGGCTTTAAGTTCTCTCGATGCAGTTACCTCCAGAGCCTCCTCCGTCCCTCCGTTATCAG tgaACTAGAGTTAGCGAGACATGGTTTGAAGTTGTTGAAGAGGAATCCATCATCGTTTACGCCTTGTTTGGATGGGCGATATCTTTTGTTAGGGCCTACTAAAGTGCTTAATCATAGGGAGATCTCCAAGTTCTCCAAACGAGATGCCGATGCTTATCCGAA aTATGAGAGTCAATTAGAGAGATTCTGTACACTCATGGATCCACTTTTGGATTCATCGCCTCCTGAATCTTTGCAAGGTATTTCATCTCTCCAAGATCGTCTCAAGAATAAAGtacacaactcggtattttggACTCGTTTGCTGCACCAGGCTGCTTCCCTGGGGCAGAAAGACATGGT gGATTTTATGGATCTTTTATTGTCCCCAGCTTCGAAGGTTTTGAATAACTGGTTTGAG ACAGATGTTCTGAAGGCAACCCTTGCAACAGATGCTGTGATAGGGAGTATG GCCAGTGTCAACACACCAGGGAGTGGATATGTACTGCTGCATCATGTGATGGGAGAAACTGATGGTGATCGTGGAATTTGGTC ATATGTTGAAGGTGGAATGGGGTCGGTATCCATGGCTATTGGCAATGCTGCCCGGGAAGCTGGGGCTCATATTGTCACAAGTGCAGGG GTTTCACAGCTGATAGTGGATGACTCGGGCAAAGCAAATGGG GTGTTGCTGGCTGATGGAACGGTGGTGCAGTCTtcaaacattttatcaaatgCAACACCTTACAAAACTTTCATG GAATTGGTGCCACAAAATGTTCTTCCTGATGATTTCACACGTTCTATTAAGTATTCTGATTACAGTTCT GGAACTACCAAAATAAACGTAGCTGTTGATAAGTTGCCTGATTTCCATTGTTGCAAGTCAATTGATGGTCTTCAGTACAATGGTACCATTCATATCGGTTCTGAGAG CATGGAGGAGATTGATTCAGCTTGTCAAGATGCAGTCAATGGATTGCCATCAAGAAGGCCAGTCATTGAAATGACAATTCCATCCATACTGGACAAGACGATTTCTCCACCTG GTAAGCATGTCATCAACTTGTTCATCCAATATACCCCTTATAATCCATCCAACGGCTGCTGGGATGATCCTGTTTACAGG GAATCATTTGCACAAAGATGTTTCAACTTGATTGATGAATATGCACCGGGTTTCAGCTCGTCGGTCATTGGCTACGACATGCTAACTCCTCCGGACCTTGAAAGGGAAATTGGCTTGACAG GAGGAAATATCTTTCATGGTGCTATGGGATTAGATTCGCTTTTCCTCATGCGACCTGTTAAAGGATG GTCGAATTATAGGACTCCATTACCAGGTCTTTACTTGTGCGGGAGTGGTGCCCATCCAGGCGGTGGTGTGATGGGTGCACCCGGCCGCAATGCAGCAAAGCTGGTTCTTGaagatttcaagaaaaaaatgaactga
- the LOC105787538 gene encoding AP-3 complex subunit sigma, whose protein sequence is MIKAVMVMNTQGKPRLAKFFDYLPVEKQQELIRRVFGVLCSRPENVSNFIEAESIFGPDSRLVYNHFATLYFVVVFDSSENELAMLDYIQLLGQQTLERCFKNVCELDIVFNYSKIHTILDEIILGGQVLETRSTEIMRAVEEISKLEAATNAISFIPKSASSWLSR, encoded by the exons ATGATAAAAGCTGTGATGGTGATGAACACTCAAGGCAAGCCTCGCCTTGCAAAGTTTTTCGATTATTTG CCAGTGGAGAAACAGCAAGAGCTTATACGCCGCGTTTTTGGAG TCTTGTGCAGTAGACCTGAGAATGTAAGCAATTTCATAGAAGCGGAATCAATTTTTGGTCCG GACAGTCGCCTTGTCTACAACCATTTTGCTACTCTTTACTTTGTCGTTGTATTTGATAGTTCAGAAAATGAACTAGCCATGCTTGACTATATACAAC TTCTTGGGCAACAAACATTGGAAAGATGCTTCAAGAATGTTTGTGAGCTTGACATTGTGTTCAATTACAGCAAG ATACACACGATCTTGGATGAGATAATTTTGGGAGGCCAAGTGCTTGAAACAAGATCAACAGAAATTATGAGGGCAGTCGAAGAGATATCTAA GTTAGAAGCTGCAACAAATGCTATCTCATTCATCCCGAAATCTGCTTCCAGTTGGCTAAGTAGGTAG